A region of uncultured Carboxylicivirga sp. DNA encodes the following proteins:
- a CDS encoding manganese efflux pump MntP family protein gives MEFFSLLLIAIALAMDSFAVSITVGLSIKKIKFNPVGKVCLTFAFFQGIMPVIGWFLGQSFADAISAYDHWVVFILLLFIGGKMLYEAFQYQESAPFVNAYNNKTITMLAIATSIDALAIGISFSLLDVDIVFPAIVIGIVTFVFSHLGIAIGWKLGSIFRNKIEIIGGLLLIGIGIKILLEHLL, from the coding sequence ATGGAGTTTTTTTCACTACTTCTAATTGCAATTGCGTTGGCAATGGATTCATTTGCTGTTTCCATTACGGTAGGATTATCGATAAAAAAAATAAAATTTAATCCTGTTGGAAAGGTTTGTTTAACATTTGCATTTTTTCAGGGAATTATGCCTGTTATTGGTTGGTTTCTTGGTCAGTCTTTTGCTGACGCCATTAGTGCATACGATCATTGGGTAGTGTTTATTTTACTTCTTTTTATTGGAGGAAAAATGCTTTACGAAGCTTTTCAATATCAGGAATCCGCTCCATTTGTAAATGCTTATAATAATAAAACCATTACAATGCTGGCAATTGCGACCAGTATTGATGCTCTGGCAATTGGGATTAGTTTCTCTTTATTAGACGTAGACATTGTTTTTCCAGCTATTGTAATTGGTATTGTTACCTTCGTATTTTCTCATCTCGGAATTGCCATAGGCTGGAAATTAGGAAGCATATTTCGAAATAAAATTGAAATAATTGGTGGTTTGCTATTGATTGGAATTGGTATTAAAATTCTGCTTGAACATTTATTATAA
- a CDS encoding tetratricopeptide repeat protein — MSKQQKGAHADENLEHVESALSKTEHFIEENQNTLTIVALVIIAIVAGYYGLSKLYFQPLENNAQKQIFYAQQYFEQDSFKLALNGDGINPGFIEIMDEYGSTKAGKLSAFYAGVSNLHLGNYEEAISFLSDFSTGDELIAATAAGAMGDAYMELGKTDDAISQYKKASSFDNNLTAPTYLMKLGIAYEAANNKEEAVKAYTTIKDQYKTSSEARQIDKYITRAELK, encoded by the coding sequence ATGTCAAAGCAACAAAAGGGCGCTCATGCAGATGAAAATCTGGAACATGTTGAGAGCGCATTGAGTAAAACAGAGCATTTTATTGAAGAGAACCAAAACACCCTTACTATTGTAGCATTGGTAATTATTGCCATTGTAGCAGGTTATTATGGTCTTTCTAAATTGTATTTCCAACCTTTGGAAAACAACGCTCAGAAACAAATATTTTATGCTCAGCAATACTTTGAGCAAGACAGTTTTAAATTAGCTTTAAACGGTGACGGTATTAATCCTGGTTTTATTGAAATCATGGACGAATATGGTTCAACTAAAGCAGGTAAACTTTCAGCTTTTTATGCTGGAGTTTCAAATTTACATTTAGGTAACTACGAGGAAGCTATTTCATTTTTGAGTGATTTCTCAACAGGTGATGAGTTAATTGCTGCTACAGCTGCTGGTGCAATGGGTGATGCTTACATGGAATTAGGTAAGACTGATGATGCAATCAGCCAATACAAAAAAGCAAGTTCATTCGATAACAACCTTACAGCACCAACTTATTTAATGAAGTTAGGTATTGCTTACGAAGCTGCTAATAACAAAGAAGAGGCTGTTAAAGCTTACACCACTATTAAAGATCAATACAAAACTTCTTCGGAAGCTCGTCAGATCGACAAGTACATTACAAGAGCTGAATTGAAGTAA
- a CDS encoding dihydroorotate dehydrogenase electron transfer subunit, with the protein MKKYLDDFIVVSNERLNHEYVVLTLKHPDRLPHMMPGQFVEVKVENGPNTFLRRPISIHDVDKEANTMKLLIQEIGEGTRLMGALQEGDKCNLVYPLGNWFSLPDKPDVLLVGGGCGIAPLLFMGRHLKANGIKPRFLLGARTSEGLIALDEFKKLGEVYTTTEDGSAGTKGYVIHHPVMRTQDPDIDWIYTCGPDAMMRVVAKYARNHDIRCQVSLENHMACGFGACLCCVAETLDGNKCTCTDGPVFDSTYLKW; encoded by the coding sequence ATGAAGAAATACTTAGACGATTTTATTGTTGTCAGTAATGAGCGACTTAATCATGAGTATGTGGTGTTGACTCTTAAGCATCCTGACAGACTTCCGCATATGATGCCTGGACAGTTTGTGGAAGTAAAAGTTGAAAACGGGCCCAATACCTTCTTACGCAGACCTATATCTATTCATGATGTAGATAAGGAAGCCAATACCATGAAGCTTTTAATACAGGAGATTGGTGAAGGAACCCGGTTGATGGGAGCTTTACAGGAGGGTGACAAATGTAATCTTGTTTATCCTCTAGGTAACTGGTTTTCATTACCTGATAAACCAGATGTATTACTTGTTGGTGGTGGTTGTGGAATTGCTCCGTTATTATTTATGGGACGCCATTTGAAGGCTAATGGTATCAAACCACGCTTTTTGTTGGGAGCCCGAACATCAGAAGGTTTAATTGCGTTGGATGAATTTAAAAAATTAGGAGAAGTTTATACTACTACAGAAGACGGATCTGCAGGAACAAAGGGATATGTGATACATCATCCTGTTATGAGAACTCAGGATCCGGATATTGACTGGATTTACACATGCGGACCTGATGCAATGATGAGAGTCGTTGCTAAATATGCCCGTAATCACGATATACGTTGTCAGGTTTCTCTTGAGAATCATATGGCATGTGGTTTTGGTGCCTGTTTATGTTGTGTGGCTGAAACACTTGATGGAAATAAATGTACTTGTACTGACGGACCTGTTTTTGACTCAACTTATTTAAAATGGTAG
- a CDS encoding dihydroorotate dehydrogenase produces MVDLNINLNGLNLKNPVMTASGTFGYGEEFMDFFDISCLGGVLVKGTTLNHREGNPYPRMAETPQGMLNAVGLQNKGVQYFADTIYPRIKDVKTNMLVNVSGSTVDEYVETAKVVNSLENIPGIELNISCPNVKEGGMAFGTSCPSAVAVVNAVRKVYNKHLMVKLSPNVTDIAEIAKAVEDNGADSVSLINTLLGMAINAKTRRPVLSTITGGLSGPAVKPIAIRMVWQVSQAVKIPVVGMGGIMNATDAIEFMLAGASAVQVGTANFIDPMVTVKIVEGIEKYCEENGFESASELIGAMQV; encoded by the coding sequence ATGGTAGACTTAAATATAAACTTAAACGGGTTGAATCTTAAAAACCCGGTAATGACTGCTTCCGGAACCTTTGGTTATGGTGAAGAGTTTATGGATTTCTTTGATATTTCATGCCTTGGAGGCGTTCTGGTCAAAGGAACTACCTTAAACCACCGGGAAGGTAATCCTTATCCCCGAATGGCAGAAACGCCCCAGGGAATGTTAAATGCTGTAGGACTACAAAACAAAGGGGTGCAATACTTTGCCGATACTATTTATCCCAGAATTAAGGATGTTAAAACCAATATGTTGGTTAATGTTTCAGGTTCAACTGTTGATGAGTATGTTGAGACAGCTAAAGTTGTAAACTCATTAGAGAATATTCCTGGAATTGAATTGAATATATCCTGCCCAAACGTTAAAGAAGGTGGTATGGCGTTTGGTACCAGTTGTCCTTCAGCTGTAGCTGTTGTAAATGCAGTCCGTAAGGTGTACAATAAGCATTTAATGGTCAAACTATCACCTAATGTTACTGATATAGCTGAAATTGCTAAAGCTGTTGAAGATAACGGGGCTGACTCGGTCTCTTTAATAAACACACTTCTTGGAATGGCAATTAATGCTAAAACACGTCGTCCGGTATTATCAACCATAACAGGAGGATTATCGGGACCGGCAGTTAAACCTATTGCAATACGTATGGTTTGGCAAGTATCACAAGCTGTTAAAATACCTGTTGTTGGTATGGGTGGAATAATGAATGCAACGGATGCAATCGAGTTTATGTTAGCGGGAGCATCTGCTGTTCAGGTTGGTACGGCTAATTTTATTGATCCAATGGTTACCGTCAAAATCGTAGAAGGAATAGAAAAGTATTGTGAAGAAAATGGTTTTGAAAGTGCTTCAGAATTAATTGGAGCAATGCAGGTATAA
- a CDS encoding DUF721 domain-containing protein, producing MKRKAVQPISDILKEYLKEKKLNQGLMENRAVQYWERVLGPSVARSTQRIYMYRGTLYVELNSSVLRNELLMWKDRIIMNLNQAIGEEIVLDLVLK from the coding sequence ATGAAGCGAAAAGCAGTACAGCCCATAAGTGATATATTAAAAGAATATCTGAAAGAAAAAAAGCTTAATCAGGGCTTAATGGAGAATCGTGCGGTTCAGTATTGGGAACGTGTATTGGGACCTTCAGTTGCACGTTCAACTCAACGAATATATATGTATAGAGGCACCTTGTATGTTGAGCTTAATTCAAGTGTACTTCGTAATGAGTTATTGATGTGGAAGGATCGAATTATTATGAACCTGAATCAGGCTATAGGAGAGGAGATTGTGCTGGATTTGGTTCTTAAGTAG
- a CDS encoding dihydrolipoamide acetyltransferase family protein, translating into MSTFEILMPKMGESVEEATITKWFVSEGDTVQEDDVLLEIATDKVDSEIPSPVAGKIKSIMYKVDDVVPVGEPVAVILLEGAEDTDAPSAEAGEKKESAPVESSTQESPQNTVSSDINKSSDRFYSPLVRSMASAEGIGFDELEKITGTGKEGRVTKSDMTDYIAKRGTASVSVPTEAPKAAPAAKTTQAPAKEQPKVHVSVSANDEIIEMDRMRKLIADHMVMSKQVSPHVTSVVEADVTNVVLWRNKVKDQFQKKYGEKITFMPIFTEAVAKALRDFPGVNASVDGDKIIMRKNVNIGMAVALPSGNLIVPVIKQADQKNLVGLTGDINRLAGLARDNKLTPDDIQGGTFTITNFGSFKNIIGTPIINQPQVAILAIGSIEKKPAVIETPTGDVIGIRHKMFLSLSYDHRIVDGMLGGNFLRRIADYIEAFDINSEI; encoded by the coding sequence ATGTCAACATTTGAAATTCTGATGCCTAAAATGGGCGAAAGTGTTGAAGAGGCAACCATTACTAAATGGTTTGTTTCGGAAGGTGATACCGTTCAGGAAGATGATGTCCTGTTGGAAATAGCAACTGATAAGGTGGATTCAGAAATTCCTTCTCCGGTAGCTGGAAAAATAAAATCAATCATGTATAAGGTTGATGATGTTGTACCAGTCGGAGAGCCGGTAGCAGTAATTCTATTGGAAGGTGCTGAAGATACAGATGCACCATCTGCTGAGGCTGGAGAAAAGAAAGAGAGTGCACCAGTGGAATCATCGACTCAGGAGTCACCTCAAAACACTGTTTCTTCAGATATAAATAAGTCTTCAGATCGTTTCTATTCACCTTTAGTTCGAAGCATGGCAAGTGCTGAAGGTATTGGTTTTGATGAATTGGAGAAAATTACCGGTACGGGTAAAGAAGGGCGTGTAACCAAAAGTGATATGACCGATTACATTGCCAAAAGAGGAACAGCTTCAGTATCTGTGCCTACAGAAGCTCCTAAGGCTGCACCTGCTGCTAAAACAACTCAGGCACCTGCAAAGGAACAACCTAAAGTACACGTTTCCGTTTCTGCAAATGATGAAATCATTGAAATGGATCGTATGCGTAAGTTAATTGCAGATCATATGGTTATGTCTAAACAAGTTTCTCCACACGTTACAAGCGTTGTTGAAGCAGATGTTACCAATGTGGTTCTTTGGCGTAATAAAGTAAAAGATCAATTCCAGAAAAAATATGGAGAAAAGATAACTTTTATGCCAATTTTTACGGAGGCTGTTGCCAAGGCTTTGCGCGATTTTCCTGGTGTTAATGCTTCGGTTGATGGTGATAAAATCATCATGCGTAAGAATGTAAACATTGGTATGGCGGTTGCACTTCCATCGGGTAATTTAATTGTACCGGTAATCAAACAAGCTGATCAGAAAAATCTGGTTGGTTTAACAGGCGATATCAATAGATTAGCAGGTTTAGCCCGTGACAATAAGTTGACTCCTGATGATATTCAAGGAGGTACATTTACAATTACCAACTTCGGATCTTTTAAAAATATTATCGGAACGCCAATTATTAATCAGCCTCAGGTTGCTATTCTGGCCATTGGGTCTATCGAAAAGAAACCGGCTGTAATTGAAACTCCTACAGGAGATGTGATTGGTATACGTCATAAAATGTTCTTATCGTTATCATACGATCATAGAATAGTGGACGGTATGTTAGGAGGTAATTTCCTACGTCGAATTGCCGATTACATTGAGGCTTTTGATATTAATTCCGAAATTTAA
- the ribH gene encoding 6,7-dimethyl-8-ribityllumazine synthase, translating to MATSLKNLSDYNIEDVPSAESMKFGIVVSEWNTEITEALFNGAFNTLIKHGVSKENIIKKYVPGSFELTAGAKYIAEMTDVDAVICLGCVIQGDTPHFDYVCSGVTQGITQLNLQFPIPFIFGVLTTSNEQQALDRAGGKHGNKGDEGAITAIKMVHMKQSLKA from the coding sequence ATGGCAACAAGTTTAAAAAATTTATCAGATTACAATATCGAAGATGTTCCGTCTGCCGAATCCATGAAGTTTGGTATTGTTGTATCGGAATGGAATACAGAAATTACCGAAGCATTATTTAATGGCGCATTCAACACATTAATTAAGCATGGTGTCAGCAAAGAAAACATCATTAAAAAATACGTACCCGGAAGCTTTGAGTTAACAGCAGGTGCTAAATACATAGCTGAAATGACTGACGTGGATGCTGTTATATGTTTAGGGTGCGTAATCCAGGGCGATACTCCTCACTTCGATTATGTATGTTCAGGCGTTACTCAAGGTATCACTCAATTGAATCTCCAATTTCCAATTCCATTTATTTTTGGCGTATTAACTACATCAAATGAACAACAGGCATTAGACAGAGCCGGGGGCAAACATGGAAACAAGGGTGACGAAGGAGCAATTACAGCTATTAAAATGGTTCATATGAAGCAATCATTGAAAGCTTAA
- a CDS encoding DNA replication/repair protein RecF — protein MHIKHLNLVNFKNIAQAEIEFSDGINCFVGYNGAGKTNVLDALYYLSFCKSYFNSIDSQNILHGQEFMVVQGQYWRQEEDEQIYCGLKKAQKKHFKRNKKEYNKLSDHIGFLPLVMISPSDEQLINDGSDLRRKYIDGVISQYDKPYLDDLMRYNRSLQQRNATLKSMKDSGNRNMDMLDLWDEQLSSLADKIYHKRDAFIKELVAVFQKHYAYVSAGNEEISLGYISHLQEGSLKKQLIENRPKDLILGYTSKGVHKDDLEMMLSEYPIKKIASQGQKKTFLIALKLAQYEFIHRHNGIKPILLLDDIFDKLDSQRSGRLLQLVSEDMFNQIFITHTSIETLLETVKQTGKSFKMFNVESGEIQEINKES, from the coding sequence ATGCACATCAAGCATCTAAATCTTGTAAATTTTAAAAATATAGCCCAGGCTGAAATTGAGTTTTCAGATGGAATTAACTGTTTTGTAGGGTATAATGGCGCAGGTAAAACCAATGTGCTGGATGCCTTGTATTATTTATCTTTTTGTAAAAGTTATTTCAATTCCATTGATAGTCAGAATATTTTGCATGGGCAGGAATTTATGGTGGTTCAGGGACAATATTGGCGTCAAGAGGAAGATGAGCAAATATATTGCGGACTTAAAAAAGCTCAGAAGAAGCATTTTAAACGCAATAAAAAAGAATACAATAAATTATCAGATCACATTGGTTTCTTACCATTAGTAATGATTTCTCCCTCAGATGAACAACTGATCAATGATGGGAGTGATTTGCGTCGTAAATATATAGATGGAGTTATTTCACAGTATGATAAACCCTATCTTGATGATTTGATGCGTTACAATCGCTCATTGCAACAACGAAATGCCACTCTAAAGTCGATGAAAGATAGTGGTAATCGCAATATGGATATGCTTGATCTGTGGGATGAACAATTGTCTTCATTAGCTGACAAAATTTACCATAAACGGGATGCATTTATCAAAGAGCTGGTAGCTGTGTTTCAAAAGCATTATGCATATGTTTCGGCTGGTAATGAAGAAATATCATTGGGTTACATTTCTCATTTGCAGGAAGGAAGTTTAAAAAAACAGCTAATCGAAAACAGACCAAAAGATTTGATTCTGGGTTATACATCCAAAGGTGTTCATAAAGATGATCTGGAAATGATGCTTTCGGAATATCCGATTAAAAAAATTGCTTCTCAAGGGCAGAAAAAGACTTTTTTAATCGCATTAAAACTGGCACAATACGAATTTATTCATCGTCATAATGGTATTAAACCCATACTATTACTTGATGATATTTTCGATAAGCTTGATAGTCAGCGTAGTGGTCGATTATTACAACTGGTAAGTGAGGATATGTTTAATCAGATCTTTATTACTCATACCAGTATTGAAACCTTATTGGAAACAGTAAAACAAACCGGTAAGAGTTTTAAGATGTTTAATGTTGAATCCGGTGAGATTCAGGAAATCAATAAGGAATCATGA
- a CDS encoding helix-turn-helix transcriptional regulator produces the protein MKERLEAILKYEKLTPSRLADILGVQRSGISHIMSGRNKPGLDFLAKLISNFPHINGDWLITGEGPMLKNTSNKPLGGQMSIPMTSKPVEPKKEPEKPNIKMEKPTGFSPIPKMAQPSVEKNTAAQEKEIERIIVFYTDKSFAEYKPE, from the coding sequence ATGAAAGAGCGTTTAGAAGCAATACTTAAATACGAGAAATTAACTCCTTCCAGGCTGGCAGATATTTTAGGTGTTCAGCGCTCTGGTATTTCACATATAATGTCTGGTCGTAATAAGCCGGGTTTAGATTTCCTTGCCAAGCTAATCTCTAATTTTCCACATATTAATGGTGATTGGTTAATTACAGGTGAAGGCCCCATGCTTAAAAATACTTCGAATAAGCCATTAGGGGGACAAATGTCAATACCGATGACATCTAAGCCTGTTGAACCTAAAAAAGAGCCTGAAAAACCTAATATTAAAATGGAAAAACCGACCGGGTTTTCTCCAATACCTAAAATGGCTCAACCAAGTGTAGAAAAGAATACAGCTGCACAGGAGAAAGAAATTGAACGGATCATCGTTTTTTATACAGACAAGTCCTTTGCGGAGTATAAACCAGAGTAG
- a CDS encoding flavodoxin: protein MKDTGIFYSFRSVKTGQQVKKILKLLGSDNVTAVDIDVATGEDFMKFTNYVLAVPTWFDGELPTYWDEFLPSIEDEDLKGKNFAIFGGGDQKGYPENFVDGIGLMAEFLEERGGKIVGFTSTDGYSFEGSKAKRGDQFVGLALDIENQAALSNERIDAWVKSLTKEFA from the coding sequence ATGAAAGATACTGGAATATTTTATAGTTTTCGCTCGGTAAAAACTGGCCAACAAGTAAAGAAAATTCTCAAGTTGTTAGGTTCTGATAATGTAACAGCAGTTGATATTGATGTTGCAACTGGCGAGGATTTTATGAAGTTTACCAACTATGTATTGGCTGTGCCTACCTGGTTTGATGGAGAATTGCCTACATACTGGGATGAATTTTTACCATCGATTGAAGATGAGGATCTTAAAGGTAAGAACTTTGCCATTTTTGGTGGTGGAGATCAGAAAGGTTATCCTGAGAATTTTGTTGATGGTATTGGTTTGATGGCAGAGTTTCTAGAGGAAAGAGGCGGCAAAATTGTTGGATTTACTTCTACTGATGGATATAGTTTTGAAGGAAGTAAAGCTAAACGTGGTGATCAGTTTGTTGGATTAGCTCTTGATATTGAAAATCAGGCAGCATTGAGTAATGAACGAATCGATGCCTGGGTTAAATCATTAACCAAAGAATTTGCTTAG
- a CDS encoding thiamine pyrophosphate-dependent enzyme — protein sequence MSDIPKIHSIKKTDKETLLKWYRLLFLGRTLDEKAPNYLKQAIGWSYHAPAAGHDGIQLAIGQVFDRSKDHLFPYYRDLVTNVAAGLTAEEIIYNGISKDADVAGGGRHMSNHFAKPEWNIHNVSSCTGNHTLHAVGVARAIKTYESKGVSISSQGESSVSEGYVYEAINGASKEQLPVIFVFQDNGYGISVPKKDQTANRKVAHNFEGFKHLRIMYCNGKDVFDSMNTMLEASKWAEENQKPVIVHANCVRIHSHSNSDRHELYRDDNELGYVKEYDPLAKYKRLLIRYNRATEEELSAIESEVAEEVKVAHRKGMAAPHPTPESAMDFVIPEPYVSTKYPDGTHNQEGESLKLIQGLNETLKAEFRHNPDTYLWGQDIANKDKGGIFNVSKGMQQEFGKKRVFNAPIAEDFIMGTANGMVRFNKNIRVVVEGAEFADYFWPAMEQFVETTHEYWRTKGQFSPNITVRLASGGYIGGGLYHSQNIEAALTTFPGVRVVYPSFADDAAGLLRTSMRSEGMTVFMEPKALYNAPKAATPIPEDFEVPFGKARIRREGSDLSIFTYGNTTHMCLEAAEKLEKEGFGNVEVVDLRSLLPLDNETILASVKKTSRALVVHEDKVFAGFGGEVASLINSEGFEYLDAPVRRVGSTFTPVGFNRTLEAAILPNTDKIFEAAKDLLSY from the coding sequence ATGAGTGATATTCCAAAAATACATTCTATAAAAAAGACGGATAAGGAAACTTTGTTGAAGTGGTATCGCCTTCTGTTTCTGGGGCGTACCCTCGACGAAAAAGCACCTAATTATCTGAAACAGGCAATTGGTTGGTCATACCATGCACCAGCTGCTGGTCATGATGGCATACAATTGGCTATAGGTCAGGTTTTTGATCGTAGTAAAGATCATTTATTTCCTTATTACCGTGATTTAGTTACCAACGTAGCTGCCGGATTAACCGCCGAAGAAATTATTTATAATGGTATTTCAAAGGATGCGGATGTAGCTGGTGGTGGACGTCATATGTCGAACCACTTTGCCAAACCGGAATGGAACATTCATAATGTTTCGTCTTGTACAGGAAACCATACTTTACATGCAGTTGGTGTTGCTCGTGCAATCAAAACCTACGAAAGTAAAGGGGTGTCAATTAGTTCTCAGGGTGAATCATCGGTTTCGGAAGGTTATGTTTACGAAGCCATTAATGGTGCATCCAAAGAGCAATTACCAGTAATATTTGTTTTTCAGGATAACGGCTACGGTATTTCTGTACCCAAAAAAGATCAGACAGCTAACCGAAAGGTGGCTCATAACTTTGAGGGATTTAAGCATCTGCGCATTATGTATTGTAATGGTAAAGATGTTTTTGATTCAATGAATACCATGCTGGAAGCCAGCAAGTGGGCCGAAGAAAACCAGAAACCTGTGATTGTGCATGCAAACTGTGTACGTATTCATTCCCATAGTAATTCCGATCGTCATGAGTTATATCGTGATGATAACGAATTGGGTTATGTAAAAGAATATGATCCATTAGCTAAATATAAACGCTTACTGATTCGTTATAACAGAGCTACCGAAGAAGAACTTTCTGCAATTGAATCAGAAGTTGCAGAAGAAGTAAAAGTAGCTCACCGTAAGGGAATGGCTGCACCGCATCCAACACCTGAGTCAGCAATGGATTTTGTTATTCCTGAACCTTATGTTTCAACTAAATATCCTGATGGAACACATAATCAGGAGGGGGAATCATTGAAACTGATTCAGGGACTGAATGAAACATTAAAGGCCGAATTCAGACATAACCCGGATACCTACCTATGGGGACAGGATATCGCTAATAAAGATAAAGGCGGAATTTTTAATGTTTCCAAAGGAATGCAGCAGGAGTTCGGCAAGAAGCGTGTGTTTAATGCACCAATTGCTGAAGACTTTATCATGGGAACTGCCAACGGAATGGTTCGTTTTAACAAGAACATAAGAGTTGTAGTGGAAGGTGCTGAGTTTGCCGATTATTTTTGGCCAGCCATGGAGCAGTTTGTTGAAACAACCCATGAATACTGGAGAACCAAAGGTCAGTTTTCACCAAATATTACGGTTCGATTGGCTTCAGGAGGTTATATCGGTGGTGGTTTATATCACTCTCAGAATATTGAAGCAGCCTTAACAACTTTCCCTGGTGTTCGAGTGGTTTATCCATCTTTTGCTGATGATGCAGCCGGATTATTACGAACCAGTATGAGGTCGGAAGGAATGACTGTTTTTATGGAGCCAAAAGCATTGTACAATGCTCCAAAGGCTGCAACACCAATTCCTGAAGACTTTGAAGTACCTTTTGGTAAAGCCCGAATTCGAAGAGAAGGTTCCGACCTGAGTATCTTTACTTATGGTAATACAACCCATATGTGTTTAGAAGCTGCTGAAAAACTTGAAAAAGAGGGTTTTGGTAACGTTGAAGTAGTGGATTTAAGATCATTACTTCCGTTAGATAATGAAACAATTTTGGCATCAGTTAAGAAAACTTCGCGTGCTTTAGTGGTACATGAGGATAAAGTATTTGCCGGTTTTGGTGGAGAGGTAGCTTCATTGATTAACTCAGAAGGATTTGAGTATCTGGATGCTCCGGTTCGACGTGTAGGTTCAACTTTTACACCGGTTGGTTTTAACCGAACGTTGGAAGCAGCTATCCTGCCAAATACAGATAAGATTTTTGAAGCAGCAAAAGACCTGTTGTCATACTAA